In the genome of Marispirochaeta sp., one region contains:
- a CDS encoding sugar ABC transporter permease — MSLQKKAHYSYLFLFPAAFIFFLFFLIPAFSSFFFSLTRWTLTDWTFIGLENYKMFFAEDSLSIGFKNTFIYAFLTCSLKVIIGMGLAVYLTSSIRTRNFLRAVVFFPHLISTIAVGITFSSLMHPTKGVINTFLSIIGIPGPDWLGNIQIALLSVIAVDVWKGVGVATVILIAGIMSIPEQYYEALQIDGGGNMAKFFHITLPLSRPAINSVIILALIGGLRTFDLVWSMTKGGPGFTTDLLSSIIYKQYSSGFFGLSTAGNVNLFILVSVISFPVYKYLNSREVDL; from the coding sequence ATGAGTCTACAAAAAAAAGCCCATTACAGTTATTTGTTCCTGTTTCCCGCAGCTTTCATTTTTTTCCTATTTTTTCTTATACCGGCGTTCAGTTCATTTTTCTTCAGCCTGACGCGATGGACACTTACTGATTGGACTTTTATCGGCCTGGAAAACTATAAAATGTTTTTTGCTGAAGACTCCTTGAGTATAGGATTTAAGAATACATTCATCTATGCTTTTTTAACCTGTTCACTCAAGGTTATAATAGGCATGGGATTAGCGGTGTATCTTACCTCTTCAATCCGGACCAGAAACTTTCTTCGAGCTGTCGTCTTTTTTCCACATCTCATAAGTACCATTGCCGTCGGTATCACCTTCAGTAGCCTCATGCATCCGACCAAAGGAGTAATTAATACCTTCTTGTCAATTATCGGCATCCCAGGACCGGACTGGCTTGGTAATATTCAAATTGCATTATTATCTGTAATTGCAGTCGATGTATGGAAGGGCGTCGGAGTAGCTACGGTGATTCTGATTGCGGGTATTATGTCAATTCCCGAGCAGTATTATGAGGCTTTGCAGATCGACGGTGGCGGCAATATGGCTAAATTTTTTCACATAACTCTTCCGCTTAGCAGACCTGCAATCAATTCGGTGATTATTCTCGCACTGATCGGTGGTTTACGCACTTTTGATTTAGTCTGGAGCATGACTAAAGGTGGTCCGGGATTCACCACCGACTTACTATCATCCATTATTTACAAACAATACAGCAGTGGTTTTTTTGGCCTATCAACCGCAGGCAATGTCAATCTATTTATTCTGGTCTCTGTCATCTCGTTTCCTGTCTATAAATATCTGAACTCGCGCGAGGTAGACTTATGA
- a CDS encoding extracellular solute-binding protein — protein sequence MKKWVFLLLNCLIASSLLFSSGQQQDEGASEEEPVVLKLLVDKDTSIEGIKAVAEAYRQKTGIGTEIELRPGSAEGENLLKTRLATGEMADLVYFNSGSLLTALNPARNFVDLTDMPYMDNISPAYKQTVTVGDRVYGIPASSSACGGILYNKKVYAELGLEVPQTWNEFMENCRIVKDAGKTAVIGSYKDDWTAQLFLLSDFYYVQRQVPDFAERFTKNQAKYATEPAALRAFYKYKEVYDNDFMNKDFLATTYDEALRMLAMGEGVHYPMLTFAFAILTQNYPDQVDDIGFFAQPDNTPGLNGTTVWLPNSIYIYKESPLLEQALDWAEFYVSHEGISIYSKTNKADGPYVVKGVELPPDTPKGILDLMKYFEEDRTAPALEFITPVKAPNSPQICVEVGSGISDPLEAAQKYDRDTNKQAKQLNLPGW from the coding sequence ATGAAAAAATGGGTCTTTCTATTGCTGAATTGTCTGATAGCCTCAAGCCTTCTCTTTTCAAGTGGGCAGCAACAGGATGAAGGCGCTTCGGAGGAAGAGCCGGTAGTATTAAAACTGCTGGTAGACAAAGATACTTCCATTGAAGGAATAAAAGCTGTAGCCGAAGCTTACCGGCAAAAGACCGGCATTGGTACGGAAATTGAACTGCGCCCGGGTTCTGCGGAAGGAGAAAACCTGCTCAAGACACGTTTAGCGACAGGCGAAATGGCCGATCTGGTCTATTTCAATTCCGGATCGCTGCTAACCGCTTTGAATCCGGCCCGAAATTTTGTCGATTTAACCGATATGCCTTACATGGATAATATATCACCGGCCTACAAACAGACTGTTACGGTAGGCGATCGAGTTTACGGTATTCCCGCGAGTTCGTCGGCCTGTGGCGGTATTCTTTACAACAAGAAGGTTTATGCGGAACTCGGACTGGAAGTCCCGCAAACATGGAATGAGTTTATGGAAAACTGTCGCATTGTTAAAGACGCCGGAAAAACAGCCGTTATCGGATCATATAAAGACGATTGGACCGCTCAGTTGTTCCTGCTTTCCGATTTCTACTATGTGCAACGACAAGTGCCGGATTTTGCTGAGCGTTTCACCAAAAACCAGGCAAAGTACGCTACCGAACCTGCAGCATTAAGAGCCTTCTATAAGTATAAAGAGGTCTATGACAACGATTTTATGAATAAGGATTTTCTTGCAACAACCTACGACGAAGCTCTTCGAATGCTTGCTATGGGTGAAGGTGTTCATTATCCGATGCTGACGTTCGCGTTTGCCATACTGACTCAGAACTATCCGGACCAGGTCGACGATATTGGTTTCTTCGCCCAGCCGGACAATACTCCCGGACTTAATGGTACCACTGTCTGGCTGCCGAACTCTATTTATATCTATAAAGAAAGCCCTCTGCTTGAACAGGCGCTTGACTGGGCAGAATTCTATGTCTCCCATGAGGGTATCTCAATCTATTCGAAGACCAACAAGGCTGACGGCCCCTATGTTGTTAAAGGTGTTGAACTCCCACCGGATACACCCAAAGGGATTCTGGACCTGATGAAATACTTCGAAGAAGACAGAACCGCCCCGGCGCTTGAGTTTATTACCCCGGTTAAAGCACCGAACTCTCCGCAAATCTGCGTAGAAGTAGGTTCAGGTATTTCTGATCCACTCGAAGCCGCTCAGAAATACGACCGGGACACCAATAAGCAGGCCAAGCAGCTGAATCTTCCGGGTTGGTGA
- a CDS encoding response regulator, with amino-acid sequence MGFRVLLAEDEPAAMRHIRTIIQRHTNDFNIVAEAEDGEEAFRKIVEVNPHILITDIRMPVYDGLELARKVKNQYPAIRTLIISGYQEFEYAQQAINHEVVRYLLKPINVEEFISCLEEIRRELESGIYNEIRDKIQMSLSLENVSHIHPGDRYFRLAVIRINGLHPRYTEKICHSPSVNAIQTLAELTDTQTRNKLFLFAGRDSREMYLFASKNTIYPEQFVSLVKEFGDRLPDCSYYTAAVTMGIDLNNPFPELQQLFTLLREQSRLGVSQCILKDRDNQIDEQNISLIPTTWLHHIVCNNDLSELSAPLEEWLHTCKQRSTPLSSIDAQFSHLIARIISLYPQPASLFQKSEYMRDILFREVKDYDELLGGFLNILEYIQCTHEKPADARNSHNAFEKITSYILNHLNEEILVTDLCSLFCLSQSYLNKLFHRYENTSVVRYIQKERIRRSIEVMTESPETPLHIVAESVGYDDSSYFSRVFKKQTGVSPRQYLHRD; translated from the coding sequence ATGGGATTTAGAGTTCTGTTAGCGGAAGACGAGCCTGCCGCCATGCGGCATATTCGTACTATTATACAGCGGCACACGAACGATTTTAACATTGTCGCTGAAGCAGAAGACGGCGAGGAGGCATTTCGTAAAATTGTCGAAGTCAATCCGCATATCCTGATTACCGATATACGCATGCCGGTGTACGATGGCCTCGAACTGGCAAGGAAAGTTAAGAATCAGTACCCGGCTATTAGAACCTTGATTATAAGCGGCTACCAGGAATTTGAATACGCGCAACAAGCGATCAATCACGAAGTCGTCAGATATTTGCTCAAACCTATAAACGTGGAAGAGTTTATATCGTGTCTGGAAGAGATCCGCAGAGAACTGGAAAGCGGAATATATAACGAAATCCGCGATAAAATCCAGATGAGTCTATCCTTAGAAAATGTGTCCCACATACATCCGGGAGACCGATATTTTCGTTTGGCGGTTATCAGAATAAACGGATTGCATCCCAGATATACCGAGAAGATCTGCCATTCCCCATCGGTCAATGCCATTCAGACTTTAGCGGAACTTACGGATACCCAGACGCGCAACAAGCTGTTTTTGTTTGCTGGCAGGGATAGCCGCGAAATGTATCTTTTTGCCAGCAAGAACACTATATATCCGGAACAATTTGTATCTCTGGTCAAGGAGTTTGGAGATAGATTACCGGATTGCTCATATTATACAGCTGCTGTTACCATGGGGATAGATCTCAATAATCCTTTTCCAGAACTGCAGCAGCTTTTTACTCTGTTGCGTGAACAATCGCGTCTCGGCGTTTCCCAGTGCATACTGAAAGATAGGGATAATCAGATCGATGAACAGAACATATCGCTTATTCCGACTACGTGGCTTCATCATATAGTGTGCAACAACGATCTATCCGAACTTTCCGCGCCGCTTGAGGAATGGTTACACACGTGTAAGCAGCGTTCAACGCCGCTGAGCTCAATTGATGCGCAGTTTTCCCATCTGATTGCCAGAATTATTTCCCTCTATCCTCAACCAGCTTCGCTTTTTCAGAAATCCGAATATATGCGGGACATACTTTTTCGCGAGGTAAAGGACTATGATGAGTTGCTGGGCGGTTTTCTGAATATTCTGGAATATATACAATGTACTCATGAAAAGCCGGCGGATGCGAGGAACAGTCATAATGCCTTCGAGAAAATAACCTCATATATTCTCAATCATCTTAACGAAGAGATTCTAGTCACCGATCTTTGCTCACTGTTCTGCTTGTCCCAATCCTACTTGAACAAATTATTCCATCGCTATGAGAACACCAGCGTGGTAAGATACATCCAGAAAGAACGTATTCGGCGCAGTATCGAGGTTATGACAGAATCGCCTGAAACACCGCTGCATATTGTAGCGGAATCAGTGGGGTATGATGATTCGTCATACTTTAGCCGGGTCTTCAAAAAACAGACAGGCGTTTCCCCCCGACAATATCTGCATCGAGACTGA
- a CDS encoding histidine kinase has product MSLLYFLNFSQERISRLEDNLVDHGDRMSSQIDMLFSTMNFITIDLISDWDFIPALATLAYSDRDAANNKTAILEARHTVEKSIYKYSLMRDFHRVAVYTPRGDFFTNNFGPEQNIEYIRTWVSEDPNLKLCTSKRGKVLILPPYLDHWNRHTQEPVFGIVRAIVGQQKGELLGYIEIQKVFTIIDEVFSIPADQGISIRVRTSEGFELFSIGESRTHKKDFTYTAHAPESGVVVSLCLSRKESLDSLYTFIALFAAVVFGLLLTTILFIRFVTIKLTRPLVQLTNHINSINLCNLPNSVSLESEQDEIASLNFAFNHLQSRLNEAIQKEILSQSLKIQANLDALQAQVNPHFLFNVLNVISSLGIEAGDRRICTICDHISSMLRYSTSTQQRDSTIREEIEHVQNYLSLQKIRYEHKLDYTIDIPDAASALTIPKITFQPFVENCIEHGFQSAGKTLKITILGRMESGTFTIQIIDNGPGIPENELERLRKAIGRIHRKVYYEKEIVELNIGGLGILNTYLRLALYFSDNFSFSIENGEPRGVIVKISRQGNDGI; this is encoded by the coding sequence ATGAGCTTATTATACTTTCTTAATTTCAGTCAGGAACGAATCAGCCGTCTTGAAGACAATCTGGTTGACCATGGCGATCGTATGAGCAGCCAGATTGATATGCTCTTTTCAACCATGAACTTTATCACTATAGATCTTATCTCGGATTGGGACTTCATTCCGGCATTGGCTACGCTGGCTTATTCCGACCGGGATGCGGCCAACAATAAAACCGCTATTCTAGAAGCCCGCCATACGGTCGAGAAATCAATCTATAAGTATTCGCTCATGCGGGATTTCCATCGTGTGGCTGTGTATACCCCCCGGGGAGACTTCTTCACCAACAATTTCGGCCCGGAACAGAATATAGAATATATACGGACTTGGGTATCCGAAGATCCAAACCTGAAGCTATGTACGTCCAAGCGTGGAAAGGTCCTAATTCTTCCGCCTTATCTTGATCACTGGAACAGACATACCCAGGAACCGGTTTTCGGTATCGTACGGGCAATAGTCGGCCAACAAAAAGGAGAGCTCCTTGGTTATATAGAGATACAGAAAGTATTCACCATAATTGATGAGGTCTTTTCAATTCCTGCGGATCAGGGAATTTCAATCCGTGTTCGCACGTCTGAAGGATTCGAGCTTTTCTCTATAGGAGAGTCCAGGACTCATAAAAAGGATTTCACCTATACGGCCCATGCTCCGGAATCCGGGGTTGTGGTTTCCCTGTGTCTTTCGCGGAAGGAAAGCCTTGATTCGTTATACACTTTTATCGCGCTGTTTGCTGCGGTTGTTTTCGGCTTATTACTGACGACTATTCTATTCATTCGTTTCGTCACCATTAAGCTGACAAGACCGCTTGTACAGTTGACCAATCACATTAACAGTATAAACCTCTGCAATCTGCCTAATTCAGTATCCCTCGAGAGCGAACAGGATGAAATAGCATCCTTGAATTTCGCGTTTAATCACCTGCAGTCCCGTCTGAATGAGGCTATTCAAAAGGAAATCCTTTCGCAGTCTCTCAAGATTCAGGCTAATCTAGATGCACTGCAGGCGCAAGTAAATCCTCACTTTCTATTCAATGTACTGAATGTTATTTCCAGCCTCGGTATTGAAGCTGGCGACAGACGCATATGCACGATCTGCGATCATATATCGTCCATGCTGCGCTACTCCACTTCAACACAACAGCGAGACTCTACTATTCGAGAAGAGATCGAGCATGTGCAAAATTACCTGAGTCTTCAAAAAATAAGATATGAACATAAACTGGATTATACCATCGATATTCCGGATGCCGCATCGGCGCTTACTATTCCAAAAATAACCTTTCAACCTTTTGTAGAAAACTGTATAGAACATGGATTTCAATCAGCCGGAAAGACTCTGAAGATTACAATACTGGGACGCATGGAAAGCGGCACATTTACTATACAGATAATCGACAATGGTCCGGGTATACCGGAGAATGAACTTGAAAGACTGCGGAAGGCGATCGGCCGGATACACAGAAAGGTCTATTATGAGAAAGAGATAGTCGAGCTTAACATTGGGGGACTGGGCATTCTGAATACCTACTTACGGCTGGCCTTGTACTTTAGTGATAACTTTTCTTTTTCAATTGAGAACGGCGAACCCAGGGGAGTTATCGTAAAAATCAGTAGACAGGGTAACGATGGGATTTAG
- a CDS encoding family 78 glycoside hydrolase catalytic domain — translation MITITHVFCDGYENSIGLDTPKPTLSWRLASDENGTAQTAYEIETASDEKFSQTIWQSGPIESSQSQHLTYSGPELKPHTRYWFRIRVRDNTGNLSNWSDPIFVEPALLNDGEWGTPFISSVLDTDPNASSGWYFRKTINLSKELCFARAYATALGVYELNINNFRCGNNRLSPGWTNYNRRLLYQSYDITRELAAGENTILLHAGPGWYKGDIAGWIGKRCFYGNRTAVSMLILLAYTDGTREWIRTGSDWKSSPSAVSYAEIYHGEKYDAGIAKSLKNNLLQWTQVEEVSVVSGLRILSQDGPLVLPREELRPKALLRDSEGKAIIDFGQNLTGWVRFTVSGEPGDRVHLRHAEILHPEGEFYTANLRSARQEIEYILSGDGTEEYQPFFTFQGFRYVRVEEYPGELRLDNFTAVVVHSAMEETGRFACSIPLLNQLHHNIKWGMKGNFLDIPTDCPQRDERLGWTGDAQVFIRTACLLMNTTSFFRKWLRDMRSEQLENGGIPFVIPDVLKEVPDTDEILAGSHSSTGWGDAMTICPWELYLQCGDIRILQENYTAMSNWVAYMRREARNEAIWDSGFHFGDWVAIDAKEGSYFGATPNDFTATVFYANSVDILRKTAQVLGKADDELQYAGLYEHIAEAFREEYFTHSGRLAVSTQTAHALALHFKLTPKEFVPRTVDSLVRLIEAEKNHLTTGFLGTPYLCAALSENGRPDVAYRLLLQEDYPSWLYQVKQGATTIWEHWDGIKPDGSLWSPDMNSFNHYAYGSVGAWLYNRVAGISEDEHDPGYRAILFEPLPDDQLTYAESSLNTPYGEASIRWEKLNDSTVRAELKVPVNAKARFKWPWDTEYTHFESGLYRLEKRLG, via the coding sequence ATGATTACCATAACTCACGTTTTCTGTGACGGATATGAAAATTCAATCGGTCTGGATACTCCAAAGCCCACTCTTTCCTGGCGTTTGGCAAGCGATGAAAATGGAACGGCGCAAACGGCATATGAGATAGAGACTGCCAGCGATGAAAAATTTTCCCAAACAATATGGCAAAGCGGGCCTATAGAAAGTTCACAGTCGCAGCATCTCACTTATAGCGGACCGGAACTTAAACCGCATACTCGATACTGGTTTCGTATCAGAGTAAGGGACAATACTGGCAATCTCTCCAACTGGAGCGATCCAATCTTCGTTGAGCCGGCTCTATTGAACGACGGTGAATGGGGAACGCCGTTCATCAGCTCTGTTTTGGATACTGATCCGAATGCATCTTCTGGTTGGTATTTTCGAAAGACGATTAATCTGAGCAAGGAACTGTGCTTTGCGCGTGCCTACGCAACTGCATTAGGCGTATATGAACTGAATATTAATAATTTTCGCTGTGGAAACAACCGATTATCGCCCGGCTGGACCAATTATAACCGTCGGTTACTATATCAAAGCTATGACATAACTCGAGAACTTGCGGCAGGAGAGAATACAATCCTGCTTCATGCCGGTCCCGGATGGTACAAGGGCGATATAGCGGGCTGGATCGGGAAACGATGTTTCTACGGAAACAGAACCGCGGTCAGCATGCTGATCCTGTTAGCCTATACGGATGGAACCCGGGAATGGATCCGAACCGGTTCCGATTGGAAATCCTCTCCTTCGGCGGTAAGCTATGCGGAAATCTACCATGGTGAAAAATACGACGCAGGAATAGCCAAGTCACTAAAGAATAACCTGCTTCAGTGGACACAGGTGGAGGAAGTCAGCGTGGTTTCCGGTCTCAGGATTCTGTCCCAGGACGGCCCGCTTGTACTCCCAAGGGAGGAGCTTCGACCAAAAGCACTGCTTCGGGATTCGGAAGGTAAGGCCATTATCGATTTTGGACAAAACCTTACCGGATGGGTGCGCTTTACGGTTTCAGGAGAACCGGGGGATCGGGTGCATTTGCGGCACGCTGAAATACTGCATCCTGAAGGGGAATTCTACACGGCAAATCTTCGCTCCGCGCGGCAGGAGATTGAGTATATACTCAGCGGAGATGGAACCGAAGAGTATCAGCCTTTTTTCACTTTCCAGGGATTCCGCTATGTGCGGGTCGAGGAATATCCCGGCGAACTTCGACTCGACAATTTCACTGCTGTCGTGGTGCATAGTGCCATGGAAGAAACAGGCCGGTTTGCCTGTTCTATTCCCCTCCTCAATCAGCTTCATCACAATATCAAATGGGGGATGAAAGGAAATTTTCTCGATATTCCGACCGACTGTCCGCAACGGGATGAGCGTCTGGGATGGACTGGAGATGCCCAGGTCTTCATTAGAACCGCATGTCTGCTAATGAATACTACCAGTTTCTTTAGGAAGTGGTTGCGAGACATGCGTTCGGAGCAGCTCGAGAATGGCGGCATTCCCTTCGTTATACCGGACGTTTTGAAGGAGGTCCCTGATACCGACGAGATACTGGCCGGAAGCCATTCCTCCACCGGATGGGGCGACGCTATGACGATCTGCCCTTGGGAATTATATCTTCAATGCGGTGATATCCGTATCCTTCAGGAAAATTATACCGCCATGAGCAACTGGGTCGCTTATATGCGTCGTGAAGCCCGCAATGAGGCGATATGGGACTCTGGTTTCCACTTCGGCGACTGGGTGGCTATAGATGCGAAAGAGGGGAGCTATTTCGGAGCGACCCCGAATGATTTTACCGCCACGGTATTTTATGCAAACTCGGTTGATATATTACGGAAAACCGCGCAAGTTTTGGGTAAAGCTGATGACGAACTGCAATACGCCGGGCTCTATGAACACATTGCAGAGGCCTTCCGTGAGGAGTACTTTACCCATTCCGGACGTTTGGCGGTTTCGACCCAGACGGCCCATGCCCTCGCGCTTCATTTCAAGCTTACGCCGAAAGAGTTCGTTCCCCGGACCGTTGATTCATTAGTCCGGCTAATAGAGGCTGAGAAAAACCATTTGACTACCGGATTCTTGGGCACTCCATACCTCTGCGCTGCCTTGAGCGAGAACGGCCGGCCGGATGTCGCATACCGTCTACTGCTTCAGGAGGATTACCCTTCCTGGCTGTACCAGGTCAAACAGGGAGCAACGACGATCTGGGAACACTGGGACGGGATAAAACCCGACGGTTCATTATGGAGCCCGGATATGAATTCCTTTAATCATTATGCCTATGGTTCAGTGGGAGCCTGGTTGTATAACAGAGTTGCCGGCATATCGGAGGACGAGCATGACCCGGGATATAGGGCGATTCTTTTCGAACCGCTTCCCGATGACCAGCTGACCTATGCTGAATCCTCGCTGAATACGCCCTATGGGGAAGCGTCGATCCGCTGGGAAAAGCTGAACGATTCAACCGTTCGGGCTGAACTGAAGGTTCCGGTCAATGCAAAAGCCCGGTTTAAATGGCCCTGGGATACGGAATACACTCATTTTGAATCCGGATTGTATAGGCTGGAAAAAAGATTGGGATAG
- a CDS encoding alanine--glyoxylate aminotransferase family protein, with protein MENKLKGIEEILLMGPGPSLTYPKVYEAMARPTLGHLDPYFIKIMDGIKEMLQAVFQTKNALTIPVSGTGSAGMETVLVNLIEPGDPVLIIINGVFGKRQLDIAQRLGAEADALEFTWGKPVDPDTIAEALGKKKYRIVSMVHAETSTGVCNPAEDVGELVASRGNGAFYVLDTVTSLGGMEVNVDAWKVDAVYSGTQKCLSCPPGLAPVSFSQRAVDSIMNRRTRVPNWYLDMSMVANYWAGKKRAYHHTAPINMLYGLYQALYLVLEEGLEKIYRRHTRAHEQLVAGLEELGMSMVVESPYRLPMLNAVRIPEGIDDAETRNRLRSEYKIEIGGGLGDFAGKVWRIGLMGNTARKEHVDRLLKALKEIIQSGNMRD; from the coding sequence ATGGAAAACAAGCTGAAGGGAATCGAAGAGATCCTGCTCATGGGTCCCGGGCCTTCCCTGACCTATCCAAAAGTATACGAAGCCATGGCCAGGCCGACCCTGGGGCACCTGGACCCCTACTTTATCAAGATTATGGACGGCATCAAAGAGATGCTTCAGGCTGTTTTCCAAACCAAAAATGCCCTTACCATCCCTGTATCCGGAACCGGTTCCGCGGGAATGGAGACAGTACTGGTCAACCTTATAGAACCGGGAGACCCGGTGCTGATAATTATTAACGGTGTCTTCGGCAAACGTCAGCTGGACATAGCCCAGCGTCTGGGGGCTGAAGCGGATGCACTGGAGTTTACCTGGGGTAAGCCGGTGGACCCCGACACAATTGCCGAAGCCCTGGGGAAAAAGAAGTACAGGATTGTCTCTATGGTACACGCGGAAACCTCCACCGGGGTATGCAATCCCGCCGAAGATGTGGGCGAACTGGTGGCTTCCCGCGGTAACGGAGCTTTCTACGTGCTGGACACGGTAACCAGCCTGGGAGGTATGGAGGTCAATGTTGATGCATGGAAGGTAGATGCTGTTTACAGCGGGACTCAGAAGTGCCTCTCCTGCCCTCCCGGTCTGGCACCGGTTTCGTTCAGCCAGCGCGCAGTGGACAGCATAATGAACCGCAGAACCAGGGTGCCGAATTGGTACCTGGACATGAGCATGGTTGCCAACTACTGGGCCGGAAAAAAGCGTGCCTACCACCATACCGCGCCGATCAACATGCTTTATGGCCTCTACCAGGCCCTGTACCTGGTACTTGAAGAGGGGCTTGAAAAGATCTATCGGAGGCACACCCGGGCCCACGAACAACTCGTGGCAGGCCTTGAGGAGCTGGGAATGAGCATGGTAGTGGAATCGCCCTACCGCTTACCCATGCTGAACGCGGTCAGAATTCCCGAGGGAATAGATGACGCCGAGACCAGGAACCGGCTTCGCTCGGAGTACAAAATCGAGATCGGCGGCGGACTGGGAGACTTTGCCGGCAAGGTGTGGCGTATCGGACTGATGGGAAACACTGCCCGCAAGGAACATGTTGACCGGCTGCTTAAGGCATTAAAGGAGATTATTCAGTCCGGTAATATGAGGGACTGA
- a CDS encoding DUF4070 domain-containing protein: MNLLLVYPEFPETFWSYKKALKFVSKKSGSPPLGLLTVAAMLPAEWNIKVVDMNVSPLRNSSIRKADFVFISGMSVQQESARKVIELCARLGTKTVAGGPLFTTGWENFPRVDHFVLNEAELTLPEFLRDIQKGTARRIYSTEQWPDITDTPLPRWDLIKMKKYASMSVQHSRGCPFDCEFCDITLLYGRKTRVKTSSQITAELDNIYSHGWRENVFFVDDNFIGSKTILKRETLPAIIRWMEEHRYPFTFNTQASINIADDKELLRLMGKAGFTRVFVGIETPNEESLKECSKVQNINRDMIASIKIINQHGMEVQGGFIVGFDSDPASIFEDQIRFIQESTVVTAMVGLLTALKGTKLYLRLKRENRLVSEETGNNTDLSINFKPAMNLDILLNGYKKIVSTIYSPKYYYKRVMDFLKIYSPPVKRFFRFRPIHILTLIKSLVLLGIIGKERFQYWKLMLWTIFRRPRYFPLASTLAIYGFHYRKVFEKLPRV, translated from the coding sequence ATGAATCTCCTTCTGGTATACCCGGAATTTCCCGAAACGTTTTGGAGTTATAAAAAAGCCCTGAAGTTTGTTTCGAAAAAGTCCGGAAGTCCTCCTTTAGGACTGCTTACGGTGGCAGCCATGCTTCCCGCCGAATGGAACATTAAAGTTGTCGATATGAATGTCTCACCTTTGAGAAACAGCAGTATCCGCAAAGCGGATTTTGTGTTTATAAGCGGAATGTCCGTTCAACAGGAGTCCGCCCGGAAAGTGATAGAGCTCTGTGCCAGACTGGGAACAAAAACGGTGGCCGGCGGGCCCCTTTTTACCACGGGATGGGAAAATTTTCCCCGGGTTGATCACTTTGTTTTGAACGAAGCAGAGCTGACACTCCCTGAATTCTTGAGGGACATACAAAAAGGCACCGCAAGGCGTATCTATTCCACGGAGCAGTGGCCGGATATTACGGATACACCGCTTCCCCGCTGGGACCTGATAAAAATGAAAAAGTATGCCTCAATGTCGGTCCAGCACTCCCGGGGCTGTCCTTTTGATTGCGAATTTTGCGACATAACCCTGCTCTACGGCAGAAAAACCCGAGTTAAAACGAGTTCCCAGATTACCGCTGAACTGGATAATATTTACAGTCACGGCTGGAGGGAAAACGTCTTTTTCGTCGATGACAACTTTATCGGCAGTAAAACCATCCTGAAAAGAGAGACATTACCCGCAATTATCCGCTGGATGGAAGAACACCGCTATCCTTTTACCTTCAATACCCAGGCTTCCATAAACATTGCCGACGATAAAGAGTTGCTGCGGCTTATGGGAAAAGCAGGATTTACCAGGGTTTTTGTCGGTATAGAGACTCCGAACGAGGAGAGTCTTAAGGAATGCTCAAAGGTGCAGAATATCAACCGGGACATGATCGCTTCCATAAAGATCATCAATCAGCACGGAATGGAGGTTCAGGGAGGTTTTATCGTCGGATTCGACAGTGATCCTGCAAGCATTTTTGAAGATCAAATCCGCTTTATTCAGGAGAGCACGGTTGTAACTGCCATGGTCGGCCTTTTAACCGCGTTAAAAGGGACTAAACTCTACCTCCGCTTAAAAAGGGAAAACCGCCTGGTCAGCGAAGAGACGGGGAACAATACCGACTTATCGATCAATTTCAAACCTGCCATGAATCTGGATATCCTGCTTAACGGATACAAAAAGATTGTCTCCACCATCTATTCTCCGAAATACTATTACAAACGAGTAATGGATTTTCTCAAGATTTATTCCCCGCCGGTTAAAAGATTCTTCAGGTTTCGTCCCATACATATTCTTACGCTGATAAAGTCGCTTGTGCTGCTTGGGATTATCGGGAAAGAACGGTTCCAATACTGGAAACTGATGCTGTGGACAATCTTCCGCCGCCCCAGATATTTTCCCCTGGCATCTACCCTGGCAATCTACGGCTTTCATTATCGGAAAGTGTTTGAAAAACTGCCGCGGGTGTAG